In a single window of the Nicotiana tomentosiformis chromosome 8, ASM39032v3, whole genome shotgun sequence genome:
- the LOC104108086 gene encoding bidirectional sugar transporter SWEET5, whose translation MFEFFIFGQSQTRPLLFSLYKVNPSSLFSPSSLHTITPQNLFFSFIFLFFLICFLAMVFDRDIARFAVGVIGNVIALILFLSPLPTFIRIWKNKSVQQFSPIPYLATFVNCGLWVLYGIPWVQPNSILVVTINGTGLVIEIVYLALFFLYSDRKLRTKVFLVILGEIIFVATLAICVLSFVHGNKKRAAIVGSICMVGNILMYASPLAVMKLVIKTKSVEYMPFFLSLFSFLNGVSWTAYALIRFDAYILAPNSMGTVLGLAQLLLYATYYKSTKRQIAERETKGELVMAEKSVTGVAQKPRNDSRV comes from the exons ATGTTTGAGTTTTTCATTTTTGGACAAAGCCAAACTCGACCTCTTCTCTTCTCCCTTTATAAGGTTAATCCATCTTCACTCTTTTCACCATCTTCACTTCACACAATCACTCCACAAAATCTcttcttttctttcatttttcttttctttctcatttGCTTCTTAGCTATGGTTTTCGATAGAGATATTGCCCGTTTTGCTGTTGGTGTTATTG GGAATGTCATTGCACTCATCTTGTTCTTGTCACCCTT GCCAACTTTCATACGTATATGGAAAAACAAGTCAGTGCAGCAATTTTCTCCTATACCGTACCTTGCCACATTTGTCAACTGTGGGCTTTGGGTGTTGTACGGTATCCCTTGGGTACAACCAAACAGCATCTTAGTTGTGACAATTAATGGCACTGGACTTGTCATTGAGATCGTGTACTTAGCGCTGTTTTTCTTGTACTCTGATCGTAAGCTAAGGACGAAAGTTTTTCTTGTCATTCTTGGTGAAATTATCTTTGTTGCTACACTTGCAATTTGTGTTCTAAGTTTTGTCCATGGAAACAAGAAAAGAGCTGCTATTGTTGGTAGCATTTGCATGGTTGGCAACATTTTGATGTATGCTTCCCCTTTGGCCGTCATG AAACTGGTGATCAAGACCAAAAGTGTGGAGTACATGCCTTTCTTCCTTTCACTTTTCTCTTTTCTCAATGGTGTTAGTTGGACTGCCTATGCTCTTATCCGTTTTGACGCCTACATTCTT GCACCAAATTCGATGGGAACTGTTCTTGGGCTGGCCCAATTGCTGCTTTATGCTACATATTACAAGTCCACTAAGAGACAAATAGCAGAAAGAGAGACCAAAGGAGAGTTAGTCATGGCTGAAAAATCTGTCACTGGGGTGGCCCAAAAGCCTAGAAATGATTCTAGAGTTTAA